Proteins encoded by one window of Heterodontus francisci isolate sHetFra1 chromosome 12, sHetFra1.hap1, whole genome shotgun sequence:
- the fam193b gene encoding protein FAM193A isoform X4: MVGPGECQARKDEVTDESVRTVAEGDGVSNPHRLPTEKCHHSAIHCCHQVHRQALTSSNPHPQQLQQLQPCTVTPNGTCTKESSRVTSDCSRSPSVKTSSVQCKNMSRRPTSPGGEFHCSEDHRYSVLAAPPNSPTDLSSHQHPLTAPKSPSQVINEPTVSIHQHGHATSTAPCTVPHSSVTSTNSNRRPPMASGIPQVLPHVSKTSAVAMTTASSPDVSLISKTSAAASTGVLVTPVPPSASPHISNSGLSSFPKTTAAPICTSHYNGACPVTATPNPAAPGSGVCRDQSCKSRLCTNETAYSPTQMHNADESLEEDDSCSEHSSCTSHTANQKEGKYCDCCYCEFFGHGPPPAAPTSRNYTEIREKLRTRLTKRKEELPQKSSNGSIREPPVDERNVEDLLNYINSSEQKPVNSAKAAKRARHKQKKQEKARSEVCDQRPEKPCPSTIHIQDLEKVSVINQHIQEGIEEKVLIFNQHVQEDIEQKVSKLNQHIHEDIEEKLNQQELWHQVELQRVSSILTSRLEQLKDRIRDSIKANFSLCDLPKDDFPELTSVEKGLLIDSNGIVDKDETRIIDHQKLNLNLSLTTPGIVQNHLLNGNKHAVITNQEHNGSDMLGLENTLGNKSRGSCSVTSKAENISALRLEDANTVILHKTSESKVTQQMSRNGKQPRQPKQQISEETKSKTLVSRKEHEHPTAPKIQGSKQHVPTAKHKTNQNHDGKSAETSKTATAKGDEPKQGKWKGVRVLGDSETGDDMKCNTKNSNTEKVEGSETRGVKEEQQMTTDTSQSKGKNKKGKKKKHDKTNNSLVLRTDEHAEGQDNVLASSGTPRPKHSDDVFLPKDIDLDSVEMDETDREVEHFKRFCLDSAKQTRPKVSVNWSNFSLKKGPKTAH, encoded by the exons ATG GTAGGACCAGGTGAATGTCAGGCACGTAAAGATGAGGTGACTGATGAGTCAGTGAGAACAGTGGCAGAAGGAGATGGAGTCTCCAATCCACACAGGTTACCAACAGAAAAATGTCACCACTCTGCAATCCACTGCTGCCATCAAGTTCACAGACAAGCATTGACATCCAGTAATCCTCATCCACAACAGCTACAGCAACTTCAGCCATGCACAGTCACTCCTAATGGCACATGTACAAAG GAATCTAGCAGGGTAACTAGCGACTGTTCAAGATCGCCCTCTGTAAAAACCAGTTCTGTGCAATGTAAGAACATGTCCAGAAGGCCAACCTCACCAG GTGGAGAGTTCCACTGCTCAGAAGATCACAGGTATTCTGTCCTAGCGGCACCTCCCAATAGTCCCACTGACCTGTCCTCCCATCAGCATCCTCTTACAGCACCAAAGTCTCCTTCTCAAGTTATTAACGAGCCAACAGTTTCCATTCATCAACATGGACATGCAACTTCTACAGCCCCATGTACTGTGCCACACAGCTCTGTAACCTCCACAAATTCAAATCGGAGACCACCTATGGCATCTGGTATCCCACAAGTTCTGCCTCACgtatccaagacctctgcagttgcCATGACAACGGCTTCATCTCCAGATGTGTCCTTGATTTCAAAAACCTCTGCTGCTGCTTCTACAGGTGTGCTTGTGACCCCAGTGCCTCCAAGTGCTAGCCCTCATATTTCTAACAGTGGGTTATCTTCTTTCCCAAAGACTACAGCTGCCCCTATTTGCACCAGCCACTATAATGGAGCTTGCCCAGTAACAGCCACACCAAACCCAGCTGCTCCAGGCAGTGGTGTCTGCAG GGACCAGTCATGCAAGAGTCGTCTGTGCACAAATGAAACTGCCTACAGCCCCACACAGATGCACAATGCAGATGAAAGTCTGGAAGAAGATGATAGCTGTTCAGAGCACAGCTCTTGTACATCCCACACTGCCAATCAGAAGGAAGGAAAATACTGTGATTGTTGCTATTGCGAGTTCTTTGGTCATGGACCG CCTCCTGCAGCTCCGACAAGTAGAAATTACACTGAAATCCGGGAGAAGCTAAGGACGCGGTTGACGAAACGCAAAGAAGAACTCCCACAGAAATCGAGCAATGGGTCCATCCGGGAACCACCAGTGGATGAAAGGAATGTTGAAGATCTGTTAAACTATATCAACAGCTCAGAACAGAAACCAGTCAACAGTGCCAAAGCAGCCAAAAGAGCACGGCACAAGCAGAAAAAG CAGGAAAAAGCCCGTTCAGAGGTTTGTGATCAAAGGCCGGAGAAACCATGCCCATCTACAATCCATATTCAGGATCTGGAGAAAGTTTCTGTGATAAATCAACACATCCAAGAGGGTATAGAAGAGAAAGTCTTGATATTCAACCAGCATGTCCAAGAGGATATAGAGCAGAAAGTTTCAAAGCTCAACCAGCATATTCATGAGGATATAGAAGAAAAATTGAATCAACAAGAGCTATGGCACCAAGTGGAGTTGCAGCGAGTGAGCAGCATCTTAACCAGCAGACTGGAACAGCTTAAAGACCGAATCAGAGATTCCATCAAAGCAAACTTCAGTCTATGTGATCTACCCAAGGATGACTTTCCAGAGCTGACATCTGTGGAGAAGGGCTTACTGATTGACAGCAATGGCATTGTGGACAAAGACGAGACCAGGATAATAGACCATCAGAAACTCAACTTAAACTTGTCCTTAACAACACCAGGGATTGTGCAGAATCATTTGCTGAATGGAAATAAGCATGCAGTCATCACAAATCAAGAGCACAATGGCTCTGATATGCTTGGACTGGAAAACACATTAGGAAATAAATCTAGAGGCAGCTGTTCAGTAACATCAAAGGCTGAAAATATTTCCGCACTCCGACTGGAGGATGCTAATACAGTCATATTGCATAAAACATCAGAGTCGAAAGTGAcgcagcaaatgtcaagaaatgggAAACAACCAAGGCAGCCGAAGCAACAGATCTCTGAGGAGACCAAGAGTAAAACTCTGGTTTCGAGAAAAGAGCACGAACACCCTACAGCTCCCAAAATACAGGGTTCTAAACAGCATGTGCCTACTGCCAAGCATAAGACAAACCAGAATCACGATGGCAAGTCAGCAGAGACTTCAAAGACTGCGACTGCCAAAGGCGATGAGCCCAAGCAAGGCAAGTGGAAGGGAGTCCGTGTTCTTGGCGACTCTGAAACTGGTGATGACATGAAATGTAACACTAAAAATTCAAATACTGAGAAGGTGGAAGGCTCTGAAACTAGAGGCGTCAAAGAAGAGCAACAAATGACAACTGACACGTCTCAGTCAAAAGGCAAGAACAAGAAAGGAAAAAAGAAGAAACACGACAAGACCAACAACTCTCTTG